TAAGATATTGAGAAAACCAATGTGGAAACAGGAAAAAAGGCCGGATTATCTGAATACGAAAAATATCAAAAAGCAGCCTGAAATAAGCAGGGGCTGGACTGTCGATGATTCAGGGGAGGACGGAGGTAAAGATAATGAGGAGCAATGACGGATTTGGTTCCTGGGAGGCAATATGCATACTAATAAATATGGTTTTCGTACAGGCTATATTGTACTTTCCTAAAGAAGCGGCGGATTTTAGCGGCAGTGCAGGTTGGATGATTCCTATTGGGATAACAATAGTTGCCTATATTTACTTTGCAATAGTCACCGGATTTTACAGATACTCGGGAAGCATGGATTTACTTGAGATTTCTCAAAGAGCCGCAGGAAGGATAATGAAAATAATTGTAGGGCTTCTGACAGCCTTATTACTGATTTTTTTGGAAGCATCCCTTTTAAGTAGGTATGCACATTCACTTAAAACAATTTCACTTGATAAATCGCCTTTATCATATGTCCTTCTATTTTTTTTGATTGGAATGGTTGCTGCAGCCTATTACGGAATAGAAGCAGTTGCCAGAATAAGTGCTTTTATAGTACCTGTTTGCATAATTGGATTTCTACTAATAACGATAGGCGTTATACCCGAATTTAACACAGATAATTTATTCCCAATATTAGGGAAAGGTGTGGATTCAATAATTAACGGAAGTACTCTAAGCTTACGTGTATTTTCACCGTTACTGCTCGTTTTTTTTATGATACCATTTTTTAAAAGAAGGAATTTAAAACGTGTCGGCTATTTATCAATTACAATATCGGGAATTGTCACGTTATGGTCCACTTTGGCCTTTTTTTTGACCTTTCCTTACGAAATGGCAGTAGATAAAAAAATACCTGTATATCAGATGGCTAGGCTTATTGAATTTGGAAATTATATACAAAGAGTTGAATCAGTTTTTGTTTTGGTATTCTCATTATCATCAATATTGTATATGGGAGCGTTGTTTGCTTTTATAACTTATATAATAGCCAAAACGCTTGATTTGGAAAGGTACCGCCCAATTATACTGCCGACAGTAGTAATAATTTACTGTCTGACATTCATTATAAAAAGATTTTCGCTTAACCTACTGGTCAGTCAATTGACAAACATACTTTGGATTTTAGCACTTATGCTGCCGATTATCGTACTGATTATAGGTTCGATAAAAAAAGCAGGTTCTGAGAATGAAGGAGGGAAAGATTATGAGTAAAATAACCAGACTCTTTTGTATCATATCTTGTATAACTATTTACATGATAACTCTGACTGGCTGTTATGACAGCAGAGAAATTGAAGACTTAGCCTATGTAGTAGCAATCGGAATAGATGAAGCTGATAACAATATGTTTAATCTTACCTTTCAGACTGCTGTACCAAAATCAATAACTACGGGCGAAGGGGAAACAACTGATATAAAGTCCTTTAAAACTGATAATTTCCTTTCAGGCTTCAGGAAAACAGGAAGATATTTAAGTAAAAAAATAAATTTATCTCATACAAAAATAATTGTAGTTTCCGAAGAAATAGCGAAACGAGGATTACTTCCATTTTTGAATGGTTTACAAAACTATATGGAGCTCCGTCCTAACGTAAATATTATTGTTTCAGCAAATGGAGCCAAAAACTATATAGAATCACTGCAACCAAAGCTTACAGCCAGTCCAACCAAATTTTACGATATGATGTTTAAATCCTATCAAACAGATTTTCGTGTACCAAGCTCGCAGTTGGGGGATTATCTTTACAGAACAGATAGTTCAGGTTCTCAACC
This genomic stretch from Ruminiclostridium cellulolyticum H10 harbors:
- a CDS encoding GerAB/ArcD/ProY family transporter, translated to MRSNDGFGSWEAICILINMVFVQAILYFPKEAADFSGSAGWMIPIGITIVAYIYFAIVTGFYRYSGSMDLLEISQRAAGRIMKIIVGLLTALLLIFLEASLLSRYAHSLKTISLDKSPLSYVLLFFLIGMVAAAYYGIEAVARISAFIVPVCIIGFLLITIGVIPEFNTDNLFPILGKGVDSIINGSTLSLRVFSPLLLVFFMIPFFKRRNLKRVGYLSITISGIVTLWSTLAFFLTFPYEMAVDKKIPVYQMARLIEFGNYIQRVESVFVLVFSLSSILYMGALFAFITYIIAKTLDLERYRPIILPTVVIIYCLTFIIKRFSLNLLVSQLTNILWILALMLPIIVLIIGSIKKAGSENEGGKDYE